DNA sequence from the Vicia villosa cultivar HV-30 ecotype Madison, WI linkage group LG3, Vvil1.0, whole genome shotgun sequence genome:
TACCCTTAAATTAGTATTCAATTTCCAATAtcattatttttttcataatataTTGATGCAAACAAATTattaatactaattaattaattatttaaaaaattatttaattaaaatttaaaaaaaaaataaataaaattagaggAGAAAATTCATAATATTTAATTTCGTAGTTAAGTGTTGAAATGTaatttttgaagaaattttttattttaacctcTTCAATTTTAGTTCTTATtatttcaactctttaaaatattatttttgtttaaaatatttttaatatatatatatatatatatatatatatatatatgggatgtatcaagtaggaggaatttttaaataagagataggaGTATTCAATGCTAatcattggattaatcaagagagagaattaaattatttattaatatattaatataattattatttctctctcttgattaatccaatggttagcATTAAatcctcttatatatatatatatatatatatatatatatatatatatatatatatatatatatatatatatatatatatatatatatatatatatatatatatatatatatatatatatatatatatatatatatatcctaaatataaattaaaattgaattaaattttttatgtataGTAATAATcagataatataattaaaaaatatagttaatattatattaaaattcaaaataaatcaatGACAAATTTTTagcataaataaattaattattttggaaCAGGTGAATATTGATTTAAGATAAGTTTaaatagagaaaagaaaataGTAGACTAAAGAATGAAGACCAAGAATTGAAATCAAAATAATTAGTGTGTTTTCCTACGTATATTGTGCCATAAATTTAATTAAAGTATAGTCAATAAGACCTTTCATTTTCACCCATTAACAAATTTCAAGAGACGTCTCAAAATATAAAGTCAAACACAATTTGATTTAAAcgctaattaattatttaattaatattgatGTTTGAATTTGTTTAACATATCTTTATACATGTGCGTGAAGTAACCAATGTGGCTAATTTCTTGTTTAATTGATAAAATAGGTTGCTGAGAGTGTCTAGGTTCTTGCACTTTAGAGATGCTTAGAAATAACATACAAGAAACCATACATGTTGTTATGTCAGAACTATTGCTTGATGCATATAGGTGGAAGATTTAATGCCTCAAAAAACTTTGTCCTTACTAAATGGAGTGTGACCCTCAATGCCCTCTATCAAATTGACATTATACATGTTTTGTTGCAAATTCTATCAAATGTAATGCATATAGTTTTCAACTTAATGTTTTATAATTAAAGACAATGAAATAAACAAATActactttttaatataaaattagggCTTTTTGGTGGTGATAAAATAGTtggataattttaatttaaaatatgaaaaaatttaaTGATACATAATAGAGGGTGAATTATGTTATTTCAAAAATAACTTTTAGTTAAGTTTTtctgattaataatttattataaatattatagaattgtttaattcacttttgttAAATAGtttctaatttttaaaatttgatatactAAAATTTGTTTGACAACATAAGTTTACAAAACTATTCTGTTTTTATGAGTGttgaaaattaaaaaagtaaaatagaTTTTAgaggttttattttttaatatttataaattttaaaaattaaaaagaaaaaattaagaaaagtagtggaatttttattaataaaaaatttataattttgtgtaactttaaaatagttttaaaatagaattatcaaacatgtttattttaaagttttttaaacaattttttaaaattgatttacaaaacaactttaaaaactaaaaattgaaatttattcAAACAAGTTCTAAATTTTATCAATTCAACATTTTAGTATATTTTCATTGTATATTATAATTAGGCACgcagtattttttataattatacacCTATGTGATTTTGTAGTTGGCATttacttatttttaaatgttacttatctttttaatagaatttttttgatGAAGTTTTAAAATCTTAAGAAAATGTATAATGTTGACAAATGATTATTTTAACAAATGATAATGTCtctttatttgaaatttattatcaTGTATGTTGTATAGTGAACCAAAATTCATGTATATTGTATAGTAAACCGAAATTCATGTTTTATAATCTTCAAATCATGTATAGTGAaccaagattttttttatttgatccaACTTATtttgttgatatatatatatatatatatatatatatatatatatatatatatatatatatatatatatatatatatatatatatatatatatatatatatatgttacaaTTTCATTTTCAAGTCAAAaagataattatttaaataaagaatATTTCTATTCTAATGTAGTTTTTACCTATAAAAACATTTTagtcatatttttaaaaaacattacaaaaatgTACAAATATATAAAAATGGTTTTCATAACcagttaagagaaatatcaattTTGTAACCATTtccatttttttctaaaatttgttaattgtttaattaaataGAAAGAATTTCTAACAAATTACTACTTCTGTTTTCTTTCAAACGGATATGCTTGACCCTGAATAACAAACTTTTTTAATAaaccataataaaaatatttatatcttaTATATCATTcaccaaaaacacaaaagcatcaaTAAAAAAAGAAAGCCAACCATCCAACCTCATGCACAGACAGACACAATGAACAAACAGCCTAACTGCACCCTTTTCATAAAGTGCTACGAAACAAATCATACTGTCATATGTTCCATCTATATCTTAGCCTGCTAGATCGCACAATGCTTTTGCTATCTAGGAGAAAAAATTTATCAACTTTTATACTAGTACCTCTtatctttaatattaaaattttaaaaaaaatcaataattaatatattcattcaatctattataatatatcagatatattaattatttaaaaaaatttaaaaatataaatattttgataTGATATATActggaaaaaaataatttaaaataaatcgtAAACAATAAACTCATGAATATTGAATGACATGGTAATGAACTAATGATATGTTTCGGTCAAAACTAAATGACTTAAATTTTGACACGTGCTATTAATCCAGAGCACATTTTATATTACTTAGTTACATAAAAAAGTCtccaaaaaacaaagaaaagcaTGTGTAATGCAAAATAGATGGCATAAATTACAAAAGTAGAAAAGTGAAAGTAAGCACCTAAAAAGATAAAACTAGGTGTATAGCATCGATCCACCTTGGTGAGTCACAAGAAATGACCCTTTCAATTGTCCCATGAATATCCACATTCAATGGTAATGAAGTAACAAAAACAATGTAATAACTCAAAAAAGATGTGAACAATCAATCATGTGTCCTACAAAAAAGAGACCCCACCACACAAGCATACAAACTCATCACGTAATCCAAAAGCCATTTCAACTTAGCATCTGCCAAACTTAGGGTCCCATTTCACATGGGAATAGGATAAGCATGAGAGAAATATTCAATAATAGGACAAACACTTTCATTTACCATACTTAGTAGTGTAaccaaatttttgaaattttatttatatcaCAAGTCTTACATAAAGCATTGAATATGAATATTCTTAGGTAAAAACCAAACCATAGGTAAAAAcaaacttttattattattattattattataacccCATATCATAGCTAACAAcaagcataaaaataaaaatctagaTTTTTTCTAGGCCTAGAAAATTACATGTGAAGAAAATTGCAGTAACACCTTTTTGGCCCAAAGGGAAACTTCACATGAATATGATATGGGTGGCCAAACCAAacatttgaaagaaaataaaaagagcaTTCTAGATTCCAGTTGTCAAATTCAATGGTACCATATTGACATATCTTGCTCTTTCTGCATAGGATCCATGCCTGTTCCATGACTATCCTCCTTAAAATCAAAGGATGACAGATCAATTTGTGGGGACCCAAACATATACTGGAAAttattgttgctgttgttgttgtgattGTGACTCtgaatgtgattgtgattgttcTCATAGGGAGAATTCAAAGCTCGAAACCGGTCAAATTGACCTGCACCTCTAGCAAACATGTGATGATGGTTATTATTAGACATGCTAGTTCCTTCCATCACCATTCCTTGACCGCGGTAGAAATTCTGATGCTGCTGTTGCTGCTGCTGCTGAATGCTGCTAGGAATGCTGCCAGAATGCGGTAAGTTGTGATTCTGTGCAGCGGAAGCAGCTACGCGATTGTTAGTATTCCGGTTGCCTTGATGGATATCGGAATCATAGACTGTCATAAGGTCGCCGATATTTTTCTCACCGTCTTCAGTAACTCCGAGTCCGGTAAGATCGACTGAAGGTGGAACCATGTTGACAGACTGAGTTGTAGGTTTCTGTTGAACAAAGGAGTGAGGGAATATGACTGGTTTAACCTCGTTAGCATGAAAACTTGGACCACCATAATCTGATAAACTGGCTCTATAGGGACAGCACAGTTGATGATTGTCCCTAGAAGTCCTGTCCTGAAAAGCGAGGCGAACTTCGCTGTAAGGACAAGGAGGATGTTCACAAGTGAAAATTTTTGGTTCCATCATCATGTTAAAGTCACCAGAGATCTTTCGCTTCCGCATGAAATCCATGTTTGTTGCAGCATCTCCCTTCATTGCGAAAGAGGGCTGCTGAATTGGAAGTCTTAAGCCCCTCATTCTCTCCATCATCCCAATGTTGGATGGATGAAGAAGACTCTCAGGTTTCCGTTCCTCCACGTCGAAATTTTGGTCATCTTCTCCTCCATCGACATCGTACTCATTTCCATCATTGGTGGAAAAAGACCCACTTCCTCCAGCTGAGGTAAATGGGGGAACATAATCAGGATAAAGCTCTCGCGCTAAAGCCTCCTCCTGATTGACAATTGCAAGCCACGTTGCGCTTTCCTTAGCAGTCATTTTGTCTTGAAGGCATTTGGACTGTCTCACAAGCTTGCGAATTTTGGCAATGTCAGGAGACATGTGCTTGATGACAGCAGTCAGG
Encoded proteins:
- the LOC131661728 gene encoding protein ETHYLENE INSENSITIVE 3-like yields the protein MMMMFDEMGLSGYMDVFSGPLVEGDGTARQTEPGVMIGEDYSDDEMDIDELEKRMWKYKMLHKRLKDKEQSKPREGLDAAKQRQSQEQARRKKMSRAQDGILKYMLKMMEVCKAQGFVYGIIPEKGKPVTGASDNLREWWKDKVRFDRNGPAAISKYLADNAIPGNNDGSNSIGPTPHTLQELQDTTLGSLLSALMQHCDPPQRRYPLEKGVSPPWWPTGNEEWWPHIGLPKDQGPPPYKKPHDLKKAWKVGVLTAVIKHMSPDIAKIRKLVRQSKCLQDKMTAKESATWLAIVNQEEALARELYPDYVPPFTSAGGSGSFSTNDGNEYDVDGGEDDQNFDVEERKPESLLHPSNIGMMERMRGLRLPIQQPSFAMKGDAATNMDFMRKRKISGDFNMMMEPKIFTCEHPPCPYSEVRLAFQDRTSRDNHQLCCPYRASLSDYGGPSFHANEVKPVIFPHSFVQQKPTTQSVNMVPPSVDLTGLGVTEDGEKNIGDLMTVYDSDIHQGNRNTNNRVAASAAQNHNLPHSGSIPSSIQQQQQQQHQNFYRGQGMVMEGTSMSNNNHHHMFARGAGQFDRFRALNSPYENNHNHIQSHNHNNNSNNNFQYMFGSPQIDLSSFDFKEDSHGTGMDPMQKEQDMSIWYH